The Candidatus Auribacterota bacterium genome window below encodes:
- the leuS gene encoding leucine--tRNA ligase: MNNAYYPKRIEKKWQRHWAESGLFNAPDNSKKPKYYCLMMFPYPSAALHVGHGRNYIIGDVVARYKLMRGYNVLTPMGWDAFGLPAENAAIQGGLPPWESTMRNIATMKRQMRDWGVCYDWTREVTSCTPDYYRWTQWIFLKLYERGLAYRKLASVNWCPSCPTVLANEQVVDGKCWRCSSPVTQKELEHWFFKITAYAQRLLDDLDQLDHWPERVKTMQRNWIGRSEGCEIDFRLVSTGETVTCFTTRLDTIYGATYMVLAPEHPMVKKISRGSPRGREIVKFAEEVSRQDRFMRSADDTEKVGLFTGEEVFNPFTGEKIPLWISNYVLMEYGTGAVMAVPAHDQRDFEFARKYELPIRLVIQSPERSLDAGELDRAYEGDGIQVNSGAFDGLPNREAMEKMADLMETEGFGRRTVHYRLRDWLISRQRYWGAPVPIVYCDPCGIVPVPERELPVVLPQDVHFSPTGESPLAGCASFVNAKCPRCGGKGRRETDTMDTFIDSSWYYLRYISPRDSARPFDPALVNRWLPVDQYIGGVEHAILHLMYSRFITKALQDMGYVSFAEPFTNLFTQGMIIKDGAKMSKSKGNTVSPDALIEKYGADTVRFYTLFIGPPEKDAEWRDESVVGAYRFLRGFWELFFSVLDEVRGAAGNGQASPSPEAAALRRSTHKTIQKVTSDIEEDFHFNTALASLMQLENMVRDFLRRPEARSREETAALGEALRTMVVLLGPFVPHIAEELWEALGEKESIFTHRWPKCIPELLEEPEQTIVVQVNGKVRGRVTVPAGTGEEKVIERALAHERVRAHVEGKRMVKTVVVPGRLVNIVVE; the protein is encoded by the coding sequence GTGAATAACGCATACTATCCCAAGAGGATAGAAAAGAAATGGCAGCGGCACTGGGCCGAGAGCGGCCTCTTCAATGCTCCTGATAATTCTAAGAAACCAAAGTACTACTGCCTCATGATGTTTCCGTACCCCTCAGCGGCACTCCACGTCGGCCATGGGAGGAACTACATCATCGGCGATGTCGTCGCTCGCTACAAGCTCATGCGCGGCTACAATGTGCTCACACCGATGGGGTGGGACGCGTTCGGGCTCCCCGCCGAGAACGCCGCGATCCAGGGCGGCCTGCCCCCGTGGGAGAGCACGATGCGCAACATCGCCACCATGAAGCGCCAGATGCGCGACTGGGGGGTATGTTACGACTGGACACGGGAAGTAACCTCCTGCACTCCGGACTACTATCGTTGGACACAGTGGATTTTCCTCAAACTGTACGAGAGGGGACTTGCGTACAGGAAATTGGCCTCGGTGAACTGGTGCCCCTCCTGCCCGACGGTTCTCGCAAACGAACAGGTGGTTGATGGGAAATGCTGGAGGTGTTCCAGCCCCGTCACCCAGAAGGAGCTGGAGCACTGGTTCTTCAAGATCACGGCGTACGCCCAGAGGCTCCTCGACGATCTGGATCAGCTCGATCACTGGCCTGAGCGGGTGAAGACGATGCAGCGGAACTGGATCGGCCGGAGCGAGGGCTGCGAGATTGACTTTCGCCTCGTCTCAACCGGCGAAACGGTCACCTGTTTTACCACGCGCCTCGACACGATATACGGAGCGACATACATGGTCCTCGCGCCGGAACACCCCATGGTCAAGAAGATCAGCCGGGGAAGCCCGCGCGGGAGGGAGATCGTGAAGTTCGCGGAGGAGGTGAGCAGGCAGGATCGTTTCATGCGCTCTGCCGATGATACGGAGAAGGTAGGCCTTTTCACCGGGGAGGAAGTGTTCAATCCATTTACCGGAGAGAAGATTCCGCTCTGGATATCGAACTATGTGCTCATGGAGTACGGCACGGGGGCGGTGATGGCTGTCCCCGCGCACGATCAGAGGGATTTTGAGTTCGCACGGAAGTATGAACTCCCGATCCGCCTGGTGATCCAGAGCCCGGAACGCAGCCTCGACGCGGGGGAACTCGATCGGGCGTACGAGGGGGACGGCATTCAGGTGAACTCAGGCGCGTTTGACGGTCTGCCGAACAGGGAAGCGATGGAAAAGATGGCCGATCTCATGGAGACGGAGGGGTTCGGCAGGCGAACGGTGCACTACCGCCTTCGCGACTGGCTCATCTCCAGACAGCGCTACTGGGGCGCACCGGTGCCGATTGTCTATTGTGATCCCTGCGGCATCGTGCCTGTTCCCGAACGAGAACTCCCAGTGGTGCTCCCCCAGGATGTCCACTTCAGCCCCACGGGCGAATCCCCGCTGGCGGGCTGTGCTTCCTTTGTGAACGCGAAGTGCCCGCGCTGCGGTGGGAAGGGGCGCCGGGAAACGGATACGATGGACACCTTCATAGACTCGAGCTGGTACTACCTGAGGTACATATCGCCGCGGGACAGCGCCCGGCCATTTGACCCGGCGCTTGTCAACCGATGGCTGCCGGTGGATCAATACATCGGCGGCGTCGAGCACGCCATACTCCATCTTATGTATTCACGCTTCATTACCAAGGCGCTGCAGGATATGGGATATGTGAGTTTCGCCGAGCCGTTCACAAACCTCTTCACGCAGGGCATGATCATCAAGGATGGAGCGAAGATGTCAAAGTCAAAGGGAAACACGGTGAGCCCGGATGCCCTGATCGAGAAGTATGGAGCTGACACTGTCCGCTTTTATACGCTCTTCATAGGACCACCGGAGAAGGATGCCGAGTGGCGCGATGAGAGCGTGGTCGGGGCGTACCGCTTCCTGCGCGGTTTCTGGGAGCTCTTTTTCTCCGTGCTCGACGAGGTCAGGGGCGCGGCGGGGAACGGGCAGGCATCGCCCTCGCCCGAGGCAGCAGCGTTGAGGCGGAGCACGCATAAGACCATTCAAAAGGTGACGTCCGACATAGAAGAGGATTTTCACTTCAATACCGCGCTGGCATCGTTGATGCAGCTCGAGAACATGGTGAGGGATTTCCTGCGCAGGCCGGAGGCGAGGAGCCGTGAGGAGACGGCAGCGCTCGGGGAGGCATTGAGAACAATGGTGGTGCTCCTCGGGCCGTTTGTGCCGCATATCGCTGAAGAACTCTGGGAGGCGCTCGGTGAGAAGGAAAGCATCTTCACGCACCGGTGGCCGAAGTGCATCCCGGAGCTGCTCGAGGAGCCGGAGCAGACAATCGTAGTGCAGGTGAACGGGAAGGTGCGTGGGAGGGTGACCGTCCCGGCGGGAACTGGAGAGGAAAAGGTCATCGAGCGCGCGCTCGCCCATGAGCGGGTGCGGGCGCATGTTGAGGGGAAGCGGATGGTGAAAACCGTCGTGGTCCCGGGGCGGCTGGTGAACATCGTGGTGGAATAG
- the amrA gene encoding AmmeMemoRadiSam system protein A, whose product MKNLLNTVAFGIALAVACSCTGTKKSAEPQFGQRAGATKEGEVKAKAADRSSLSRDEQNTLLKIARDTIEEYVKEKKTPDLKNYILTDRLMEKRGAFVTITNATQSSPVYPEALRGCIGNFISSSPLAETVREMAVSACSSDHRFPPVSEKELGDIKIEISALSPLMPVADPLSIQKGVHGIYIRDRHGFDGGTYLPQVWSEHFPDRDAEFFWNHLCQYKAGLPADAWRHPDRYEVLVYTADVFGE is encoded by the coding sequence ATGAAGAATTTATTAAATACTGTTGCATTTGGAATAGCTCTCGCCGTGGCGTGCAGCTGCACGGGTACGAAGAAATCTGCCGAGCCACAGTTCGGTCAACGCGCCGGGGCAACAAAGGAGGGGGAAGTGAAAGCGAAGGCTGCGGATCGGAGTTCTCTCTCTCGGGATGAGCAAAACACGCTCCTCAAGATCGCGAGGGATACAATCGAGGAATATGTGAAGGAAAAGAAAACCCCTGACTTGAAGAACTATATCCTCACCGACCGGCTGATGGAAAAGCGCGGCGCGTTTGTCACCATCACCAATGCCACCCAATCGAGCCCGGTGTATCCGGAGGCGCTCAGGGGATGCATCGGAAACTTCATCTCATCGAGCCCGCTCGCCGAGACCGTCAGGGAGATGGCGGTGTCGGCGTGCAGCAGCGACCACCGGTTCCCGCCGGTCTCCGAAAAAGAGCTCGGGGACATAAAAATAGAGATCTCCGCCCTGTCACCGCTGATGCCCGTTGCAGACCCGCTCTCGATACAGAAAGGGGTCCACGGCATATATATTAGGGACAGACACGGATTTGACGGCGGGACATACCTGCCCCAGGTGTGGAGCGAGCATTTTCCCGACAGAGACGCCGAGTTTTTCTGGAACCATCTCTGCCAGTACAAGGCGGGGCTTCCCGCTGACGCCTGGCGGCATCCGGATCGGTACGAGGTGCTTGTGTACACCGCCGATGTGTTCGGAGAGTGA
- a CDS encoding glycosyltransferase family 4 protein: MKLLCISRKYPPSVGGMQRMNYEVIRRLAAATNAIVIKWGGSQLYLLFFIYWALIRSLLLLPKRKRPDVIYLGDALLSPLGFTLKKILRRPVAVTAHGRDLTFRFPLYRRKIGFSLRRLDLVIGVSRHTTELCRAMGVPPERCVTINNGVNPEEHVPTPEDISAAREWLTARGIEPGIPIIMTVGRLVKRKGIARFISEIFPLLTASFPKLLYIVVGEGKERKSIEKAITEHRFGGNVILAGRLPNHLVRGLMGVSKVFVMPNIAVPGDVEGFGIAALEASCAGLPVIASDLEGIRDAVTDGENGFLIPPGNPRRFAAAIEMLLTNERKRQEAGERARKFTAEHYSWDKVAKNYLVKLENITKTRNTKP, encoded by the coding sequence ATGAAACTGCTCTGTATATCACGGAAATATCCGCCCTCCGTCGGCGGGATGCAGCGGATGAACTATGAGGTCATCCGCAGGCTCGCCGCGGCGACGAATGCGATTGTGATCAAGTGGGGAGGGTCGCAGCTCTACCTCCTGTTCTTCATCTACTGGGCGCTCATTCGATCTCTTCTTCTTCTGCCGAAGAGGAAGAGGCCGGACGTCATATATCTTGGAGACGCATTACTCTCCCCCCTCGGTTTCACGCTCAAGAAAATCCTGCGCCGCCCCGTCGCCGTCACCGCCCACGGACGCGACCTCACATTCCGATTTCCCCTGTACCGTAGGAAGATCGGCTTTTCCCTGAGGAGGCTCGACCTGGTCATCGGCGTCAGCAGGCACACGACAGAGCTCTGCCGTGCCATGGGAGTTCCGCCGGAGAGATGCGTCACCATCAACAACGGGGTCAATCCGGAAGAGCATGTTCCCACGCCGGAGGACATCAGCGCCGCGAGGGAATGGCTCACGGCACGGGGAATTGAACCTGGCATACCCATCATCATGACGGTGGGGCGACTTGTGAAACGGAAGGGAATCGCGCGCTTTATCAGTGAGATATTTCCCCTCCTCACTGCCTCCTTCCCGAAACTCCTCTACATCGTTGTGGGAGAGGGCAAGGAGAGGAAATCGATCGAGAAGGCAATCACAGAGCACCGCTTCGGTGGCAACGTGATCCTTGCCGGTCGGCTCCCCAATCACCTTGTCAGAGGGCTGATGGGCGTTTCCAAAGTTTTCGTGATGCCCAACATAGCCGTGCCGGGCGACGTTGAAGGATTCGGCATCGCAGCACTTGAAGCGAGCTGTGCGGGGCTCCCCGTCATAGCCTCAGACCTTGAGGGCATCAGGGATGCGGTGACCGATGGAGAGAACGGGTTTCTCATCCCCCCTGGCAATCCCAGAAGATTCGCCGCTGCTATTGAGATGCTTCTAACAAATGAGCGAAAGAGGCAGGAGGCCGGGGAGCGCGCCAGGAAGTTTACCGCTGAGCACTATAGCTGGGACAAGGTGGCCAAGAACTATCTGGTGAAGCTAGAGAATATTACTAAAACTCGAAACACTAAACCATAA
- a CDS encoding IS4 family transposase codes for MIRVASCFAQVLSLIPRYDFERIVRAHQGERGAKGFSCWDQFVAMLFCQMGAAHTLREICGGLATSLGKVVHLGLRKAPHRSTLAYANEHRTWRIYEALFYQLLTQCRDLAAGQKRKFRFKNPLRSLDATVIDLCLSAFDWAKFRRTKGAIKLHLLLDHQGYLPCWAWVTEGKTHEVNAARNLHFKPGTIVAMDMAYNDYRLFAAWTREGVLFVSRMKENARYRVVRRHRESEKRNILRDETIRLTGVGAQDKCPFLLRRIVVWDEEHQREIELLTNIFHLAASTVATIYKERWQIEIFFKALKQYLKVKTFVGTSENAVKVQIWTALIAMLLLKFLQMKATWRWSLSNLAAMLRFNLLTYRDLWAWLNAPFQTPIAEPGGVQLDLWD; via the coding sequence ATGATACGGGTGGCAAGCTGTTTTGCGCAAGTGTTGTCTTTGATCCCCCGATATGACTTTGAGCGGATTGTTCGAGCGCATCAGGGGGAACGAGGGGCGAAAGGGTTTTCGTGCTGGGATCAGTTTGTGGCGATGCTGTTTTGTCAGATGGGGGCGGCCCACACGCTGCGGGAGATATGCGGGGGACTGGCGACATCGTTGGGGAAGGTGGTCCATCTGGGATTGAGGAAGGCGCCGCATCGGTCGACCCTTGCCTATGCGAACGAGCATCGCACCTGGCGGATATATGAGGCGCTGTTTTATCAGTTGCTGACGCAATGCCGGGATCTTGCCGCCGGGCAAAAGCGGAAGTTCCGGTTCAAGAACCCGTTGCGCAGCCTGGATGCCACGGTTATTGATTTGTGTCTGAGTGCCTTCGACTGGGCGAAGTTCAGAAGGACAAAGGGGGCGATCAAGCTTCACCTGCTTCTGGATCATCAAGGGTATCTGCCGTGCTGGGCATGGGTCACGGAGGGGAAGACGCATGAGGTAAATGCCGCGAGAAACCTGCATTTTAAGCCGGGGACGATTGTGGCGATGGACATGGCGTACAACGACTACCGGCTGTTTGCAGCCTGGACGCGGGAGGGAGTGCTCTTTGTCAGCCGCATGAAGGAGAATGCCCGGTACAGGGTGGTGCGACGGCATCGGGAGTCGGAAAAGAGAAACATCCTGCGGGATGAGACAATCCGGCTGACGGGGGTGGGAGCACAGGATAAATGTCCTTTTCTGCTTCGGCGGATTGTGGTCTGGGATGAAGAGCATCAACGGGAGATCGAGCTGCTGACAAACATCTTTCACCTGGCAGCGAGCACCGTAGCCACCATCTACAAGGAACGGTGGCAGATCGAGATCTTTTTCAAGGCGCTGAAGCAGTACCTGAAGGTCAAGACCTTCGTGGGGACCAGCGAGAACGCCGTGAAGGTGCAGATTTGGACAGCATTGATCGCGATGCTGCTGTTGAAGTTCCTCCAGATGAAGGCGACCTGGAGATGGAGTCTGTCGAACCTGGCAGCAATGCTTCGGTTCAACCTGTTGACCTATCGGGATTTGTGGGCGTGGCTGAATGCACCCTTCCAGACGCCGATTGCTGAACCTGGAGGGGTACAACTCGATCTTTGGGACTGA
- a CDS encoding transglutaminase-like domain-containing protein: MNKFTRPFIAALAIICLSGVRCAAPPRPGGRPVYKPSLTAENVKNYLGERWYGVYFKEQKIGYARSEISQEHYEGKPAITVAFTFHAQVKMLGVPQEMTITEKRTYVLGEGLAFFISDTNAGESRMKFIGRMKNGTMHVTSIVGGKQRSSTVEIPRERFEDYIAEERLVKEGATVGDEISFSQYQPALQKTITAVSRIKEIQEKIMQGVPAETYVVETTLKEMGVTSTSLLQSDGEVLQTEVGGGFIMRLEDEKTAKNIDYRSDIILSTVITPNRPIEDPSEVTEMRARLSGVKDRSLFIQSERQRYDIQPRGDALLVVNIEDLSDIEIPQLPLEKADFSSDLDPSIFVQSDAPEIVSRARAIVGDECDALKASDAIVKWVYENLTKRFSASFSNALDVLASRGGDCTEHSVLYVALARAAGLPAREVSGIICSGEDGGFYYHQWAEAFVGKWVAVDPTFGQSQADATHIKFASGDLLSQAKLLNLIGALKIEILEYSYDSKD, translated from the coding sequence ATGAATAAATTTACGAGGCCTTTTATCGCGGCCCTTGCAATCATATGCCTGTCCGGCGTGAGATGCGCCGCGCCGCCCCGCCCGGGCGGCAGGCCGGTCTACAAGCCTTCGCTTACGGCGGAAAATGTTAAAAATTATCTGGGTGAACGGTGGTATGGAGTATACTTCAAGGAGCAGAAGATAGGCTACGCGAGGAGCGAGATCAGCCAGGAGCATTATGAGGGGAAGCCGGCTATCACCGTCGCGTTCACCTTTCACGCACAGGTGAAAATGCTCGGCGTCCCCCAGGAAATGACCATCACGGAGAAGCGAACGTACGTTCTCGGCGAGGGCCTCGCGTTTTTTATCAGTGACACGAATGCCGGTGAGAGCAGGATGAAATTCATCGGCCGGATGAAGAATGGCACAATGCACGTGACCTCTATTGTGGGGGGAAAGCAGCGCTCATCCACCGTGGAGATCCCTAGAGAGCGCTTCGAGGATTACATCGCAGAAGAGCGCCTCGTCAAGGAAGGGGCGACGGTTGGAGATGAGATCAGCTTCTCTCAGTACCAGCCCGCGCTCCAGAAAACCATCACGGCGGTGAGCCGTATTAAAGAGATCCAAGAGAAAATCATGCAGGGCGTACCCGCTGAGACCTACGTGGTTGAGACGACGCTCAAGGAGATGGGGGTCACCTCAACCTCGCTGCTGCAATCAGATGGGGAAGTGCTCCAGACGGAGGTCGGGGGCGGATTCATCATGCGTCTGGAGGATGAAAAAACAGCGAAGAACATAGATTACCGGAGCGACATCATCCTCTCCACGGTGATCACGCCGAACAGACCTATCGAAGATCCCTCGGAAGTAACGGAGATGAGGGCGCGGTTGAGCGGTGTCAAAGACCGCTCACTTTTCATACAATCCGAAAGGCAGCGATATGACATTCAGCCACGCGGCGACGCGCTGCTCGTCGTGAACATTGAGGATCTCTCTGATATAGAGATACCGCAGCTCCCACTTGAGAAAGCGGATTTTTCATCTGATCTCGATCCGAGCATATTTGTCCAGAGCGACGCCCCCGAGATTGTCTCCCGGGCGCGCGCCATTGTCGGCGATGAGTGCGACGCCCTCAAGGCGAGCGATGCGATCGTGAAATGGGTATATGAGAATCTCACAAAGCGTTTCAGCGCTTCGTTCTCCAACGCCCTCGATGTCCTGGCAAGCCGCGGGGGGGATTGCACCGAGCACTCCGTCCTCTACGTCGCGCTCGCACGGGCTGCGGGTCTCCCCGCGCGGGAGGTCTCGGGTATTATCTGCAGCGGGGAAGATGGCGGCTTCTACTATCACCAGTGGGCGGAGGCGTTCGTGGGGAAATGGGTTGCTGTTGATCCGACATTCGGCCAGAGTCAGGCAGACGCCACGCACATCAAATTCGCGAGCGGCGATCTCCTCTCGCAGGCGAAACTATTGAACCTGATCGGGGCCCTCAAAATAGAGATTCTGGAGTACAGCTATGACTCGAAAGACTAG
- a CDS encoding tetratricopeptide repeat protein: MTRKTRLALLSAGAGIFLALTTMFVVDGRAQGNDALILNNEGVECINKGELQKAVAKLEAARRIDPKSGTIAVNLASAYLRQAEELIVRGELQDAVHWLDQAISLGAGDEALKNNLAAAYNDVANVHIRAGRYNEAVSVLETAVSLKPGSAVLRNNLGIALYKDNRREEALDEFRGALSSDPDNALARKMSGLILYWKGQMKEALDELRIAARLIPSDTEVQSVLQKIEREYSVEKEFDVDSHVNFTVSFDGKKDYRVGRAVIDALEEARGKVGSDLNFYPRQKIAVVIYSGGQFRDLLDKPKNVGGVYDGKIRVPVGGLDTDRDRDMLRRVLMHEYAHGAVHFLTHNRCPLWLNEGIAEYESEAWEKNKEAQISEALQKGTFIPLKELSAVLKNTSSAQLGLAYCEALSVVKFIADRYGVYNVRRILDNIDAGDGIDKALSKTISRDMAALEEEWRKSFQG; encoded by the coding sequence ATGACTCGAAAGACTAGACTCGCTCTCCTCAGCGCGGGTGCCGGTATTTTTCTCGCGCTCACCACAATGTTTGTGGTGGACGGGCGCGCTCAGGGCAATGACGCCCTCATCCTCAACAATGAGGGAGTGGAGTGTATCAACAAGGGTGAGCTCCAGAAGGCGGTCGCCAAGCTTGAGGCCGCGAGGCGCATTGACCCGAAGAGCGGCACCATCGCCGTGAACCTTGCGAGTGCATACCTGAGGCAGGCCGAGGAGCTCATCGTGCGGGGTGAATTGCAGGATGCGGTGCACTGGCTTGATCAGGCGATCAGCCTAGGGGCTGGGGACGAGGCGCTCAAAAACAACCTGGCGGCGGCATACAACGATGTCGCCAACGTCCACATACGCGCCGGGCGATACAACGAGGCTGTCTCAGTCCTGGAAACCGCGGTGAGCCTCAAGCCCGGGAGTGCGGTGTTGAGGAACAACCTCGGGATCGCGCTCTATAAGGACAATCGCCGCGAAGAGGCTCTGGACGAGTTCAGGGGCGCCCTGAGCAGCGACCCCGACAACGCCCTGGCGCGGAAGATGAGCGGGCTCATCCTCTACTGGAAGGGGCAGATGAAGGAGGCGCTCGACGAGCTCAGGATCGCGGCCAGACTCATCCCCTCCGATACGGAGGTCCAGTCGGTGCTCCAGAAGATCGAGCGCGAGTATTCCGTGGAGAAAGAGTTCGACGTGGACAGCCACGTGAATTTCACGGTGAGCTTTGACGGCAAGAAGGACTATCGCGTCGGGAGGGCGGTGATCGACGCGCTCGAAGAGGCGCGGGGGAAGGTCGGTTCTGATTTGAATTTTTATCCACGCCAGAAAATAGCGGTGGTCATCTACTCGGGGGGCCAGTTCCGCGACCTGCTCGACAAGCCTAAAAATGTCGGCGGTGTCTACGACGGGAAGATACGGGTGCCCGTGGGCGGGTTGGACACCGACAGGGACAGGGATATGCTGCGGCGCGTGCTCATGCACGAGTACGCCCACGGCGCGGTGCACTTCCTGACGCACAACCGCTGCCCGCTCTGGCTCAATGAAGGGATCGCGGAGTATGAGTCAGAGGCCTGGGAAAAAAATAAGGAGGCCCAGATCAGCGAGGCCCTGCAGAAGGGAACATTTATTCCGCTCAAGGAATTGTCGGCAGTATTGAAAAACACCTCGTCGGCGCAACTCGGCCTGGCATACTGCGAGGCCCTGTCGGTTGTGAAGTTCATTGCCGACCGCTACGGCGTCTATAATGTCAGGAGGATCCTCGACAACATCGACGCGGGTGATGGCATTGACAAGGCGCTGAGCAAGACGATCTCGCGCGACATGGCGGCACTGGAAGAGGAGTGGCGCAAGTCATTTCAAGGATAG